Proteins from one Malania oleifera isolate guangnan ecotype guangnan chromosome 4, ASM2987363v1, whole genome shotgun sequence genomic window:
- the LOC131153627 gene encoding PAP-specific phosphatase HAL2-like produces MAIISSSIATKFSHGLVERRRENHPSEHFGSLFFFFCSDFIHSSTRKLALSPTQALTVCSVSKPKLNHCLYPSSSSSSSSSTMEEEHVTSSDEEEKYGRELDIAIRAVQMACALCRNLQHTLNSTSTNYLRANSEEDISPLTIAGYSVQATVSWVLSQSLGSRSSVSILTEEDAAMDMDRHLSESLVKTVNECLGQAPRFGLKGPETALGTPEVLQALRRCTSSPTPSGTFWALVPVDGTLGFLQGDQYAVSLALIEEGEVVVGVLGCPNYPMKKEWLSYQQGYRSILARLSSASAHASENGWDDKGCVVYAKKGGGKAWVQPLLHGNKKMKSARAARVNSSIDDLESATFCVPVENANWCHSFTAGLAHSLGLRKQPICLNSMVRYAAIANGDAEVLMKFGRGGGQKERLWDHAAGVIIIQESGGVVTDTGGSPLNFSKAAHLEEVDRGIIASAGQKLHDKVITAVDASWFSSCL; encoded by the exons ATGGCTATAATAAGCTCAAGCATTGCCACTAAATTCTCACATGGGTTGGTGGAGAGGAGAAGAGAGAACCACCCATCCGAGCATTTTGGAagcttattcttcttcttctgctccGACTTTATACACAGTAGTACTAGAAAATTAGCACTCAGCCCTACCCAAGCATTAACTGTTTGTTCTGTCTCCAAGCCAAAACTTAACCACTGCTTGtacccttcttcttcttcttcttcttcttcttcaacaaTGGAGGAGGAGCATGTCACATCTTCGGATGAAGAAGAGAAGTATGGCAGAGAACTTGATATTGCCATTAGAGCTGTTCAGATGGCTTGTGCTCTGTGTCGCAATCTTCAACATACCTTAAATTCTACGAGCACCAATTACCTTCGTGCCAATTCCGAGGAGGACATTTCTCCACTCACCATTGCAG GTTATAGTGTGCAAGCAACGGTGAGTTGGGTACTGTCCCAATCACTCGGCAGTAGATCAAGTGTCTCCATCCTTACAGAAGAAGACGCCGCCATGGACATGGACCGTCACCTCTCTGAATCCCTGGTTAAAACTGTGAACGAGTGCCTAGGCCAAGCCCCACGGTTCGGGCTTAAGGGCCCAGAGACGGCCCTTGGGACTCCAGAGGTCCTACAAGCCCTCCGCAGGTGCACCTCGTCCCCCACCCCAAGTGGGACATTTTGGGCACTTGTCCCTGTTGATGGGACACTGGGCTTCCTACAGGGAGACCAATACGCTGTGTCACTTGCCCTAATAGAGGAAGGGGAGGTTGTGGTAGGGGTGCTAGGGTGCCCTAACTACCCTATGAAGAAGGAGTGGCTGAGTTATCAGCAGGGCTACCGTAGCATACTTGCCAGGTTGAGCTCAGCATCGGCGCATGCATCTGAGAATGGTTGGGACGACAAAGGGTGTGTGGTGTATGCGAAGAAAGGCGGTGGGAAGGCTTGGGTGCAGCCACTGCTCCATGGAAATAAGAAGATGAAGTCTGCAAGGGCAGCAAGGGTTAATTCTTCCATTGATGACCTTGAATCGGCGACCTTCTGTGTACCGGTTGAGAACGCGAATTGGTGCCACTCCTTCACCGCAGGACTCGCTCACAGTCTTGGGCTTAG AAAGCAACCAATATGCTTGAACAGCATGGTGAGGTATGCAGCAATAGCTAATGGGGATGCAGAGGTACTGATGAAGTTTGGAAGGGGAGGAGGACAGAAGGAGAGGCTGTGGGATCACGCAGCTGGTGTGATTATAATACAGGAGAGTGGAGGTGTGGTCACTGACACAGGAGGCTCTCCACTGAATTTCTCAAAGGCTGCCCACTTGGAAGAGGTGGACAGGGGAATCATAGCCTCTGCTGGTCAGAAACTTCATGATAAGGTCATCACAGCCGTTGATGCTAGTTGGTTCTCCTCTTGTCTTTGA